AGTAGAAAAATGAAAAAATATATTTCAATATTGTTGTTATCCTTGGCTTTCGTCTGGGGATGTGATGATAAAGCTTTCCTGGACCGGGAACCTACGAATATTTTGATAGACGATCAGGTATGGACTGATAAAAGCCTTATACTTTCAGTAGTTGCCGATTTATATGACCGAATTCCGGAGTATCAAACCATCGAGAATTGGTGGAATTATGCTGATTTTGACGAAGGATTTGGTTCGGCGAACGGAGATTATTGGCGAAGTAAAAATAATGATTGGGGCTACGGAGAATGGTCGTTATGGAATTACAATTACATCCGGGAGATTAATCTTTTTATCCAAAAAGCTGAATCAGATCTTACCAATAGCTTAGCTCCGGCCGATAAAGCCCGGTTTATTGCAGAAGGACGTTTCTTGAGAGCAACGGCTTATTTTGAGTTAGTGAAACGCATGGGAGGAGTGCCGCTTATTCTGGAACCACTTACTTATGACTTTAGTGGGGACCCTTCCTACTTGCAATATCCGCGAGCTAAAGAATCGGAAGTGTATGATTTTATTCTTAGTGAACTCGATGCGATAAAAAAGGATCTTCCCAATGATGTGAATATTAAAGGGAGAGCCACTCAAGGGTTAATTTTGGCGATGGAATCAAGGGTAGCTCTCTATGCTGGCTCTATAGCGAAATACGGGGCGAACACACCTAATGTTACTTTGTCTGGCGGTGAAGTTGGCATTCCGGCTAATATGGCTACCAGTTATTACCAAAAAGCTCTTAGTGCCGCGGAAGAACTAATCAATAGCGGAACTTATGCTCTGTATCAGAAAAAAGAAAATCTGTCTGAGAACTTTGCCAGTCTTTTCATTGATAAGAATGCTAATCCGGAAGTTATTTTTGTAAAAGATTTTAAACTTCAGAGTGGTAAGGTCGAGCCATTTACATTGCAAAACCAACCATGGTCCGGAGCCGAGGATCTGGAAGGGGGACGGCTGAATCCTTCTTTAAATCTGGTCCAATCTTTTGAAAAATTGGATAATACGTTTGAAACTTTCCAGACAAATACAGCAGATGGTAACTTTATCTATTACGATAATCCAAGTGATATTTTTGCTGGCCGCGACGCTCGGCTTGCGGGAACCGTAATGATTCCCGGCTCTAAATACAAAGGGAAAGATCTGGATATCTGGGCCGGTTATATGCAGGCCGATGGGGCGATTATTACCGGAGATACATATGGTGCTCGTAAGGAACTTCCCAATGGAGAAGTAGCTCAGGTGGTCGGCTTTGACGGACCTATTGATGGTTTGGAGTTTACCGCTCAGACAGGATTTTACGTAAGGAAGTTTATGGACACAGCAGCAGGTTCTGGTCAACGTGGGTTAAACAGCGAGGTATGGTGGGTGCGCTACCGACTTGCAGAGGTTTACTTAAATGCTGCTGAAGCTGCATTTGAACTGGGGCAACCTGAAAAAGCTGCGACCTATATGGATGTTGTTCGGAGAAGAGCAGGATTTAAAACTGACTTAACAGCAGCAGATATGACTTTCGATCGTATCGTTCATGAACGGAAGGTTGAATTGGCTTTTGAAGGCCATGAACTCTGGGATATGAAGCGGTGGCGTTTGGCTCATATTGTCTGGAATGGAGAATCATTGCCGCTTACAACAAAACCATGGAAAGCTGATGAAGTAAGTAACCGGGTATTTGGCTTATGGCCTTACAAATATTATGCGCCCGGGGATCCAAATGACGGCAAATATGTTTATGTTCAACACTTGCCTGCTCAGGTGACGGGTGCAGATAGATTCCGTTTAGGTAATTATTATTCGAAAATCAGCGATGAAATTTTGAATAACAATCCACAAATTGTTAGAAATCCTAATCAAAACTAAAGAAAATGATCAAGTTCAAATTTATAATACTACTGGGGATTGTAGCTGCATTTCTTTCAGCATGTGAATATGACAACTATTCAGAACCCCAATCCTATTTAAAAGGAAATATTGTATATAACGGAGAACCTATTAATGTAAGCTATAATGATGTCACTTTTCAGTTGTGGGAACCTGGTTGG
This Prolixibacter sp. NT017 DNA region includes the following protein-coding sequences:
- a CDS encoding RagB/SusD family nutrient uptake outer membrane protein, yielding MKKYISILLLSLAFVWGCDDKAFLDREPTNILIDDQVWTDKSLILSVVADLYDRIPEYQTIENWWNYADFDEGFGSANGDYWRSKNNDWGYGEWSLWNYNYIREINLFIQKAESDLTNSLAPADKARFIAEGRFLRATAYFELVKRMGGVPLILEPLTYDFSGDPSYLQYPRAKESEVYDFILSELDAIKKDLPNDVNIKGRATQGLILAMESRVALYAGSIAKYGANTPNVTLSGGEVGIPANMATSYYQKALSAAEELINSGTYALYQKKENLSENFASLFIDKNANPEVIFVKDFKLQSGKVEPFTLQNQPWSGAEDLEGGRLNPSLNLVQSFEKLDNTFETFQTNTADGNFIYYDNPSDIFAGRDARLAGTVMIPGSKYKGKDLDIWAGYMQADGAIITGDTYGARKELPNGEVAQVVGFDGPIDGLEFTAQTGFYVRKFMDTAAGSGQRGLNSEVWWVRYRLAEVYLNAAEAAFELGQPEKAATYMDVVRRRAGFKTDLTAADMTFDRIVHERKVELAFEGHELWDMKRWRLAHIVWNGESLPLTTKPWKADEVSNRVFGLWPYKYYAPGDPNDGKYVYVQHLPAQVTGADRFRLGNYYSKISDEILNNNPQIVRNPNQN